In one window of Episyrphus balteatus chromosome 3, idEpiBalt1.1, whole genome shotgun sequence DNA:
- the LOC129913352 gene encoding putative odorant-binding protein A5, with product MKFFVILGLLAAVLSFAAAGDYNKGLEEAKEAYPDVIQGTPEVITVEFDNGVFMDLGKNITPTETKNQPKVDWNADKDSYYTLVVVDPDGPSREDNYMRDILTWLVGNIPGKDIAAGDVLYEYVSAAPPKDMGMNRYFYFIFKQLSKLVFDEKRVDRYTIDGRINFSLKNFTIKYELGSPVGFNFDTTYWDQQSNDLYKQLNCCESLM from the exons ATGAAATTCTTCGTTATTTTAGGACTTTTGGCAGCTGTCCTAAGTTTTGCAGCTGCGGGAGATTATAATAAAGGATTGGAAGAAGCTAAAGAAGCTTACCCAGATGTTATTCAAGGTACTCCAGAAGTTATTACG GTTGAATTTGATAATGGGGTCTTCATGGATTTAGGGAAAAACATCACACCAACAGAAACGAAAAACCAACCCAAAGTAGATTGGAATGCTGACAAAGATTCTTACTACACTTTGGTAGTTGTTGATCCAGATGGACCATCCCGAGAGGATAATTATATGAGAGATATTCTAACTTGGTTGGTTGGAAATATTCCTGGAAAAGATATTGCAGCAGGCGATGTTTTATATGAATATGTTAGTGCTGCTCCACCAAAAGATATGGGCATGAAccgatatttttatttcatcttcAAGCAGTTAAGCAAATTGGTATTTGATGAGAAACGAGTCGATAGATACACAATTGATGGACGTATtaatttttcacttaaaaatttTACTATTAAATATGAATTGGGTAGTCCAGTTGGATTTAATTTCGATACAACCTATTGGGATCAACAGTCGAATGATCTTTACAAGCAGCTAAATTGTTGTGAAAGTTTGATGTGA